The Bubalus bubalis isolate 160015118507 breed Murrah chromosome 1, NDDB_SH_1, whole genome shotgun sequence genome includes a region encoding these proteins:
- the GYG1 gene encoding glycogenin-1 isoform X2, with product MSLPASAAAPPPRGPELPSRPGAQPRGPRRQRLGPPPKPPFLLPSPCPSSCAHREGRAGGRSSCGGLRRGGEPAPRGRPARSPESGGVAGRRLHSPRVGTSGKGRPRDGHAGGPGPAPRPSVPALAASPSLFLGLWGWVAGSRSPASAPGERDPRGGKTPAHLLQGVRAARRVCPRGPQTVLLSLIVGLLQPLNCGKIAEVIRSSAISDQAFVTLTTNDSYAKGALVLGLSLKQHRTTRRLVVLITPQVSDSMRKALETVFDEVIMVDVLDSGDSAHLTLMKRPELGVTLTKLHCWSLTQYSKCVFMDADTLVLANIDDLFEREELSAAPDPGWPDCFNSGVFVYQPSVETYNQLLHLASEQGSFDGGDQGLLNTFFSSWATTDIRKHLPFIYNLSSISIYSYLPAFKAYPSPEKFFLTLLLQLGMAKKAGSYIFFFKLI from the exons ATGTCGCTTCCTGCGTCAGCGGCTGCCCCGCCGCCCCGGGGGCCCGAGCTGCCGTCCCGACCCGGAGCGCAGCCGAGGGGCCCCCGCCGGCAGCGCCTGGGCCCTCCGCCGAAGCCCCCGTTCCTGCTTCCGTCTCCTTGCCCTTCCTCCTGCGCGCACCGTGaagggcgggcgggcgggcggagcAGCTGCGGCGGGTTGCGTAGGGGCGGGGAGCCGGCTCCTCGGGGGCGCCCGGCCCGAAGCCCGGAGAGCGGCGGGGTCGCGGGGCGCCGCCTCCACAGCCCGCGGGTTGGAACCTCTGGAAAGGGGCGGCCGCGAGACGGGCACGCCGGCGGCCCCGGCCCGGCTCCTCGGCCGTCAGTCCCGGCGCTGGCCGCCTCGCCGAGCCTATTTTTAGGCCTTTGGGGCTGGGTTGCGGGAAGCCGGAGCCCGGCGAGCGCCCCCGGGGAGCGGGACCCGCGCGGTGGGAAGACGCCGGCCCACTTGTTGCAGGGTGTCCGGGCCGCTCGGCGAGTCTGCCCCCGAGGACCGCAGACCGTGCTGTTGAGTCTAATAGTGGGGTTATTACAGCCACTGAACTGCGGAAAGATTGCAGAAGTCATCCGGAGCTCGGCCATCTCTG ATCAGGCCTTTGTGACACTGACCACAAATGATTCTTACGCCAAAGGAGCCCTGGTCCTGGGCTTGTCTCTGAAACAGCACAGGACCACCAGGAGGCTGGTCGTGCTCATCACCCCACAGGTCTCGGACTCCATGAG GAAAGCTCTAGAGACAGTCTTCGATGAAGTCATTATGGTAGATGTCCTGGACAGCGGTGATTCAGCACATCTAACCTTAATGAAGAGGCCTGAGTTGGGTGTCACGTTGACTAAACTCCACTGCTGGTCACTTACACAGTACTCAAAATGTGTATTCATGGATGCAGATACTCTG GTCCTAGCCAATATTGACGATCTTTTTGAGAGAGAAGAATTGTCGGCGGCACCAGACCCAGGGTGGCCTGACTGCTTCAATTCTGGAGTCTTTGTTTATCAGCCTTCAGTTGAAACATACAATCAGCTGTTGCATCTTGCTTCCGAGCAAGGTAGTTTTGATG gtGGGGACCAGGGTTTACTGAACACGTTTTTTAGCAGCTGGGCAACAACAGATATCAGAAAACACCTGCCATTTATTTATAACCTAAGCAGCATTTCTATATACTCCTACCTCCCAGCATTTAAAGC atATCCGTCTCCAGAGAAATTTTTCCTTACACTTTTGTTACAACTGGGAATGGCTAAAAAGGCAGGcagttacattttcttttttaagttaatataa